The Cloacibacterium caeni region AACCTAAAGCCTTTTTCGAGTTAGATCATTACTATCCAAAAAGTAAATATCCATTTCTATGCGTTTCCTTTTATAATTTAATTCCAATATGCTCATCTTGTAATAAAGCAAAAAAGGATAAAACTATTGATTTTGATTTTTATATAGAATCTAAATCTTTAATACAGAATTTTAAATTCACCCTTTCAAAAGGATGTGTTGCAAAATATATTGCAACAAAAAATAAGAATGATATTATTGTGGAAATTTCTCATCCAAACAAAAAAATTCTAAAAAATTTTGATGAAAGATTTTCATTAAATTTAAAATACAATGAGTACAAAGACATTGTTGAAGAACTAATTTATAAAGAAATAAAATTCAACCAGATATACTTAGATTCTATATCAAATATTTTAAATAACACTTCGTTGAACAAAACTATTGTCAAAAGAATTATATATGGAAATTATTCAGAAAAGGACGAATCTTTAAAAAGACCTTTGGCAAAATTTTATCAGGAGATTTCTGAAGATATCAAATCGTTAAAACTGAAGTAAAAGAGGATTATTAAAAAAGTAAAGATTAGTTAGTCGTTCCTTAACAAAACCCACTATTTAATTTATTTTTAAAAACAGGATTAGAAAACAGCATAATTTGTATCTTATAAAATAAGAAAATAATTTTCTGTTTCAGTAGTTCCATCATTTTCTTCATGTTCCAAGCGGTTGCAGCTAGTAATGCATTGATTTGTGGTCCCGTTTCTCCCATGAAGTAATTTTTTGCCAGCCTAAAATCGGTTTTTAAATGTCCGATGATAGGTTCTATTGCCGCTCTGGTTCTAAATTTTTTGCGCTTTGTCTGCTTTTGATAAGCAGTGTCTTTTTTTCTTGGAGTGCTTGGGATGGAGATTTTCACGCCCTTTATTTCTGATTTCCCTCTGCCACCTCTATCGTAAAGGAGTTCTTTTGGGAGCTTTTGACCACCGGTTTCCATCTGTTCCAAAAGTGGTTCTATGGTGTGATCATCGTAAGGAGTTTGCAAAAATGCTTTAATCCCGAGAATGATTTTCTTGCCTTTGTTGGCGGTGGTTATCAAACCTACCTTATTCCCAAATTCATACTGGCTATGCGCTTTTCCTTTGGCAATACATCGGGTAAAAGGCTTGTGAATGCTGTAAATTTTATCGGCATCGTTTCTTTTTTGTGTGACAACCTTGGTGTACAATGTCATTAAATCTTTATAAAATTCTTGCTGTTCTGCATTAAAATTCCGTTGCAATTCACGAATCAGTCTCATGGCGATGGTTTTGAGCTGTCTTTGAGATTTCCTTGCCGCTTTTGCCCGCTTGGGATGTTTTCCGTTGTAGGTGTTGAGCACCATTTGCTTGCTGACTTTTGTGTAGCGTTGTCTTTGTTTTATGCCTTCATTTCCGGCTATTTTGTTGCAATAATCAATCACTTTTTTGCACAATTTTGCATCGGTAGGAAAAGAGGTATTATTCTACTGAACGGTAGTATCGGACAAAACAAAATTTGAGGTGTTCGTCTTGGCATCGTGCATTCTTACGCTGTAGGCAAAGATTTTTTCGATACCTTTTTCGCCAATTCTTTTTCGGAAATGAACAAAATTACTCGGGTCACAAGGAAATTCGTGTTCAAAGAAAACCCTGCCACAAAAATGCTGCATATAAGGATTCATGATCCAGGCTTTTTCCAACGTCTCATCGCCCAAATTATACAAATGTTTCAGTAGCAAACAACCCACCATAAACCGAATCGGATGGCTCGGATTGCCCACTTTGGAATACAAGGGCGAAAATTCTTTCTCAAAATAATTCCAATTTATTTTTTCTGAAAGTAGAACAAGTTCATGCTCGTGGTCAATAAAATCCACCAACATTGGGCGGAATAATTCTGGCTTCTTTTCTGGATTTTTTCCCAACATATTTGCAAGGTTTTAAAGCTCTAAGATACAAATTCTTGCAATAAAAAACAAGCTATTTTAAACCCAAAATACTAATAATCAGTAGATTATAGGTGGTTTAAGGAGAGACTAGTTATGATGTAATTACCTGAAATTTTATATTTTGTTGGTTCGCTAAGTTGTGATTCTATAAATTTGAAGCAAATTATTTAGTCGTTCCTTAACAAAACCCACTATTTAATTTATTTTTAAAAACAGGATTAGAAAACAGCATAATTTGTATCTTATAAAATAAGAAAATAATTTTCTGTTTCAGTAGTTCCATCATTTTCTTCATGTTCCAAGCGGTTGCAGCTAGTAATGCATTGATTTGTGGTCCCGTTTCTCCCATGAAGTAATTTTTTGCCAGCCTAAAATCGGTTTTTAAATGTCCGATGATAGGTTCTATTGCCGCTCTGGTTCTAAATTTTTTGCGCTTTGTCTGCTTTTGATAAGCAGTGTCTTTTTTTCTTGGAGTGCTTGGGATGGAGATTTTCACGCCCTTTATTTCTGATTTCCCTCTGCCACCTCTATCGTAAAGGAGTTCTTTTGGGAGCTTTTGACCACCGGTTTCCATCTGTTCCAAAAGTGGTTCTATGGTGTGACCATCGTAAGGAGTTTGCAAAAATGCTTTAATCCCGAGAATGATTTTCTTGCCTTTGTTGGCGGTGGTTATCAAACCTACCTTATTCCCAAATTCATACTGGCTATGCGCTTTTCCTTTGGCAATACATCGGGTAAAAGGCTTGTGAATGCTGTAAATTTTATCGGCATCGTTTCTTTTTTGTGTGACAACCTTGGTGTACAATGTCATTAAATCTTTATAAAATTCTTGCTGTTCTGCATTAAAATTCCGTTGCAATTCACGAATCAGTCTCATGGCGATGGTTTTGAGCTGTCTTTGAGATTTCCTTGCCGTTTTTGCACGCTTGGGATGTTTTCCGTTGTAGGTGTTGCGCACCATTTGTTTGCTGACTTTTGTGTAGCGTTGTCTTTGTTTTATGCCTTCATTTCCGGCTATTTTGTTGCAATAATCAATCACTTTTTTGCACAATTTTGCATCGGTAGGAAAAGAGGTATTATTCTCCTGAACGGTAGTATCGGACAAAACAAAATTTGAGGTGTTCGTCTTGGCATCGTGCATTCTTACGCTGTAGGCAAAGATTTTTTCGATACCTTTTTCGCCAATTCTTTTTCGGAAATGAACAAAATTACTCGGGTCACAAGGAAATTCGTGTTCAAAGAAAACCCTGCCACAAAAATGCTGCATATAAGGATTCATGATCCAGGCTTTTTCCAACGTCTCATCGCCCAAATTATACAAATGTTTCAGTAGCAAACAACCCACCATAAACCGAATCGGATGGCTCGGATTGCCCACTTTGGAATACAAGGGCGAAAATTCTTTCTCAAAATAATTCCAA contains the following coding sequences:
- a CDS encoding transposase, which codes for MLGKNPEKKPELFRPMLVDFIDHEHELVLLSEKINWNYFEKEFSPLYSKVGNPSHPIRFMVGCLLLKHLYNLGDETLEKAWIMNPYMQHFCGRVFFEHEFPCDPSNFVHFRKRIGEKGIEKIFAYSVRMHDAKTNTSNFVLSDTTVQ
- a CDS encoding HNH endonuclease, which codes for MIQLIINNEIEKIAEDYKKEFLNKCEADIRKNLNSLIVKLDITNAEYAIKKDYIEAILSKLEAIIILKPNEMKSEFLNFNLPSNDTSFYKSIVDALLYKKVRKEYFIKSLKNLEINCCAYCHTQGTYVVNEYYKRNHKPHKKGELKKPKAFFELDHYYPKSKYPFLCVSFYNLIPICSSCNKAKKDKTIDFDFYIESKSLIQNFKFTLSKGCVAKYIATKNKNDIIVEISHPNKKILKNFDERFSLNLKYNEYKDIVEELIYKEIKFNQIYLDSISNILNNTSLNKTIVKRIIYGNYSEKDESLKRPLAKFYQEISEDIKSLKLK
- a CDS encoding IS5 family transposase, encoding MLGKNPEKKPELFRPMLVDFIDHEHELVLLSEKINWNYFEKEFSPLYSKVGNPSHPIRFMVGCLLLKHLYNLGDETLEKAWIMNPYMQHFCGRVFFEHEFPCDPSNFVHFRKRIGEKGIEKIFAYSVRMHDAKTNTSNFVLSDTTVQENNTSFPTDAKLCKKVIDYCNKIAGNEGIKQRQRYTKVSKQMVRNTYNGKHPKRAKTARKSQRQLKTIAMRLIRELQRNFNAEQQEFYKDLMTLYTKVVTQKRNDADKIYSIHKPFTRCIAKGKAHSQYEFGNKVGLITTANKGKKIILGIKAFLQTPYDGHTIEPLLEQMETGGQKLPKELLYDRGGRGKSEIKGVKISIPSTPRKKDTAYQKQTKRKKFRTRAAIEPIIGHLKTDFRLAKNYFMGETGPQINALLAATAWNMKKMMELLKQKIIFLFYKIQIMLFSNPVFKNKLNSGFC